Within the Herbaspirillum sp. RTI4 genome, the region TCTGTGGCTTGCCCCGCCTTGGTCGCCGCCGTTTTCCGCGGAGCGGCTTTGGAGCCAGCCTTCACGATAGTGGTCGATTCTGCTTTTTTTGAAGGAATTGTCAGTTTTTCCGCTGGTTTCTTCATTGCATCCGCCGTGGGGTTAAAGCCAAAGTTTCACATTGATGTCGTTGCAAAAACGGCGCCAAACGACCGTCGAGGAAGTTATTGCGCAGTCTTGCCGCCCTCTGTTACCGGTCTTTGCCGCCGTTGTTCCTGCTACTACTTTCTGCCACCTCTGCGCTTTACGCCGATTACCGTCGGCACCATGACAATCGTCGCTTCGTTCCTGCCGATTGTTCCTGCTGGTTAACTGCCGCTTAATAGCGTTTAACCGCCGTTTAGCTTAACTTAGCTTGTCCCGGCTTCAGAATGCTGCATTTATGCGCCTGTTGGTTTTGCCTGACGTTTTACCCGACAATTGTTACACTTGAGAATGGCAGCCCTCAATAATAACACATATAGGGCCTTTTCCCTCTGGATCAAGAGCCGCGCATCCGGCTCATCCAAGTTCAACGCCGGCTTGCCGCCGCAGAACTTCCTGCTGCCGGGTCAATTCGCGATAGCGCTGCCGTGCCTCTTCGCTACCCAGCCCGGCAGCAGCCAGCTGCTCGGCTTCTTCGCGCAGCATTTTCATGCTGGTTTGACGAATTGCCCCGAATAATTCCAGGCGTGCCGCTTCCAGATCGGACTCCGGTTCGGCCGCGATCTCGAGAATCAGCGCCTCCACATCCGGCCCCGCTTCGCGCAAATGCTCGACCAGCGCGGCGAAATTGGCCTGCTCGCCCATGCTGCGGCCGATACCGACCAGCTGCGTAAGCAAGTCGGCATGCTCAGGGGCGACCTGTTCGATGATCGCGAGCGCAGCGTCGCTGACATCGAGCGTCAGCAGGGGATGCGCAACCAGCAAACGAATCATTTGTCGCTCCAGCCCCATGGGCGCGGCACGTTTTCCGCGCGGCGGTGCCTTGCGGGCACGCGAGACTGGCTGCACCAGTCCAAACAAACTCTCGATTTCTTCCGGCGACGATTGGGTCAGTTGCGCCAGACTACGCACAATCTGCAAGCGCAGCGACGAAACCGGCAGCGCTTGCAACAGAGGCTTGGCGTCGAACTGAACGCGCGCGCGACCTTCGGGCGTTTGCAAATCGTTATCACCCGTCACTTCATTGAGCAAAAACCGGGAAAACGGCATCGCGTTGCGAATCTGCGCTTCAAATACCTCCGCGCCCATTTCCCGCACATAACTGTCGGGATCGTGTTCGGCCGGCAAAAACAAGAACTGGATCGTTTTGTTATCGGTGGCATGCACCAGGCAAGCATCCAATGCACGACGCGCTGCGCGCCGGCCGGCGCTGTCACCGTCAAAACTGAAGATCACCCTATCCGTCTGACGCAACAATTTTTGCACATGCGTCGGCGTGCAGGCCGTACCCAAGGTAGCCACTGCCTGCGGAAAGCCCAGCTGCGCCAGCGCCACGACATCCATATAGCCTTCGGTCACGAGCACGTAGCCCGCTTCGCGTATTGCTTGCCGCGCTTCGAACAGGCCGTACAGCTCATTCCCCTTTTGAAACAGGGGCGTTTCAGGCGAATTCAGGTATTTCGGCTCACCACCATCCATGACACGACCGCCGAAACCGATGGCCTGACCCTTGGTATTGCGGATCGGAAAAATGATGCGATTGCGAAAACGATCGTAGCGCTTGCGGTGCGCGCCGTTGTCATCGGTTTTATCGATGACCAGACCGGCTTCGACCAGCGCGCTGGCTTCGTAATCGCTGAACACCTGGCGCAGACCGTCCCACTCGTCGGGGGCATAGCCCAGACTGAAGCGGGAGGCCACTTCGCCCGTCAGACCGCGCCCTTTCAGGTAATCGATAGCAGGCTGCGCGGTGCGTAGCTGCTGCCGATAAAAATCGCTGGCACGCGTCATTGCCTCGGTCAGCGCCAGACTTTTCGCTTGGTATTCCGCCCTTTGCGCGGGCAGCATACGATCATCGTCATCCGGCAGGGTCATGCCTACGCCCTGCGCCAGATCCTTGACTGCTTCGATAAAGCCCAACCCCGAGTAATCAATCAGAAAGCTGATCGCGGTGCCATGCGCGCC harbors:
- the dnaG gene encoding DNA primase, producing MIPQSFIQDLLNRVDIVDVVGRYVPLKKGGANLMGLCPFHNEKSPSFTVSPTKQFYHCFGCGAHGTAISFLIDYSGLGFIEAVKDLAQGVGMTLPDDDDRMLPAQRAEYQAKSLALTEAMTRASDFYRQQLRTAQPAIDYLKGRGLTGEVASRFSLGYAPDEWDGLRQVFSDYEASALVEAGLVIDKTDDNGAHRKRYDRFRNRIIFPIRNTKGQAIGFGGRVMDGGEPKYLNSPETPLFQKGNELYGLFEARQAIREAGYVLVTEGYMDVVALAQLGFPQAVATLGTACTPTHVQKLLRQTDRVIFSFDGDSAGRRAARRALDACLVHATDNKTIQFLFLPAEHDPDSYVREMGAEVFEAQIRNAMPFSRFLLNEVTGDNDLQTPEGRARVQFDAKPLLQALPVSSLRLQIVRSLAQLTQSSPEEIESLFGLVQPVSRARKAPPRGKRAAPMGLERQMIRLLVAHPLLTLDVSDAALAIIEQVAPEHADLLTQLVGIGRSMGEQANFAALVEHLREAGPDVEALILEIAAEPESDLEAARLELFGAIRQTSMKMLREEAEQLAAAGLGSEEARQRYRELTRQQEVLRRQAGVELG